In Deinococcus sp. QL22, the following are encoded in one genomic region:
- a CDS encoding M4 family metallopeptidase produces MMNRMGLSALLTVTLLAACGQPSSPVSGSLTAQGGNGKPVTGQSTAAARAFLPNPVQTTGNQSLTDSKDAASAVPASAYYNVTLTHLDGSGYLSGKYARVVSETGTPVYGTGPFNFTRDQDGFEQVMAYFWVTEAQKYLQSLGFGSDLKAVNSDQQQLKVSQYGIDNSYQNDKPDIIRLGKGGVDDAEDGEVIVHEYGHAVHAAQVPGYGTSLEAGSIGEAFGDYLALTVADAVAKANGAPIKAPLPCLMDWDSVSYTSTTPHCIRRTDTNKHYPEDVRGQVHADGEIWSRALWDIRQALGARTADRIIINAQFDFAPDTSFAAAAQATVKAATTMYGAAEVKAVRAAFVDRGILK; encoded by the coding sequence ATGATGAACCGAATGGGCCTGAGTGCCCTGTTGACCGTCACATTGCTCGCTGCTTGCGGCCAGCCTTCTTCCCCCGTTTCCGGCTCTCTGACCGCGCAAGGGGGCAACGGCAAGCCTGTTACCGGGCAAAGCACCGCCGCCGCCCGTGCCTTCTTGCCCAATCCGGTGCAGACCACGGGCAACCAGAGCCTGACCGACAGCAAAGACGCCGCGAGTGCCGTGCCCGCCAGCGCCTACTACAACGTGACCCTCACCCATCTGGACGGCAGCGGTTACCTCAGCGGCAAATACGCCAGGGTGGTCAGCGAGACCGGAACGCCCGTGTACGGCACGGGCCCCTTCAATTTCACCCGCGATCAGGACGGCTTCGAGCAGGTCATGGCCTACTTCTGGGTCACGGAAGCCCAGAAGTACCTCCAGTCATTGGGTTTCGGCTCCGATCTGAAGGCGGTCAACAGCGACCAGCAGCAGCTCAAGGTCAGTCAGTACGGCATAGACAACTCGTATCAGAACGACAAACCCGACATCATCCGGCTGGGCAAGGGCGGCGTAGACGATGCCGAAGACGGAGAAGTGATCGTGCACGAGTACGGCCACGCCGTGCACGCCGCGCAAGTTCCGGGCTACGGTACCAGCCTGGAAGCAGGCAGCATCGGGGAAGCCTTCGGGGATTACCTGGCGCTCACGGTGGCCGACGCAGTCGCCAAAGCCAACGGCGCACCCATCAAAGCCCCGCTGCCCTGCCTGATGGACTGGGACAGCGTGTCCTACACGTCCACGACGCCGCACTGCATTCGCCGGACGGATACCAATAAGCACTACCCCGAAGATGTGCGCGGTCAGGTTCATGCCGACGGCGAAATCTGGTCGCGGGCCTTGTGGGACATCCGGCAGGCGTTGGGGGCACGTACCGCTGACCGGATCATCATCAATGCCCAGTTCGATTTTGCGCCCGACACGTCTTTTGCGGCGGCAGCACAGGCCACCGTCAAGGCGGCCACAACAATGTACGGCGCGGCAGAGGTCAAGGCCGTACGTGCGGCATTCGTGGATCGGGGCATTCTGAAGTAA
- the pnp gene encoding polyribonucleotide nucleotidyltransferase, translating to MIGKTYTTMLGGRELSIETGKLAKLVSGSVTLRYGDTMLLVTAQAREEKSPLDFLPLTVEFEERHYAVGKIPGSFHRREGRPGEKAILGARITDRQIRPLFPKGYRHETQVIITVISADQQNLPDVLGPIGASAALSISDIPWGGPTACVRVGQVDGQYVLNPTAEQLTRSVVDLVVAGTRDAVMMVEAGAQTVSEELLVGAIEFAHAEMQGVISLIETMRAELGQEKFNLLAEGDLTTDLVPELAVAARTAGLRDALLTTKKKERSANLKALRDRLIAAQIPEGEVDGAEARIAALKTAFGKVEKQELRRLILEDDMRADGRNSRTVRPIWIETRSLPRAHGSAIFTRGETQVLGIATLGTERDNLLVDDLTLEDNDKFLLHYNFPPYSTGEVKRMGGQSRREIGHGNLAKRAIRAVLPTFEEFPYVIRVVGEVLESNGSSSMATVCAGTLALMDAGVPLKAPVAGVAMGLVMEGDKYRILTDILGLEDALGDMDFKVCGSEFGVTALQMDIKVGGITPAIMREALEQARVARLHILGKMAEVLAAPRPELAPTAPRIVTIKINPELIGKVIGPGGKQIRELEALGAQITLEEDGTVRIFSADGAAAEAVKARIEGLTRTAKIGEEFEGTVVKTAAFGAFINLFPGQDGMLHISQMSEERVNAVEDVLNVGDKLRVKIVNVDDRGKIDLVRPELEGKIAPRAPREARPGGDRGGRPPRRD from the coding sequence ATGATTGGAAAAACGTACACGACGATGCTGGGTGGCCGCGAACTGAGCATCGAAACAGGCAAGCTTGCCAAGTTGGTCAGCGGCAGCGTGACCCTGCGTTACGGCGACACGATGTTGCTGGTGACGGCGCAGGCCCGCGAAGAAAAGAGTCCGCTGGATTTTCTGCCTCTGACGGTGGAATTTGAAGAAAGGCATTACGCGGTAGGCAAGATTCCCGGATCGTTTCACCGCCGCGAGGGACGCCCCGGCGAGAAGGCGATCTTGGGCGCACGCATCACCGACCGCCAGATTCGGCCCCTGTTTCCCAAGGGTTACCGCCACGAAACGCAGGTCATCATTACAGTCATCAGCGCCGATCAGCAGAACCTGCCCGACGTGCTGGGGCCAATCGGCGCTTCGGCGGCCCTGAGCATCAGCGATATCCCCTGGGGCGGCCCCACCGCCTGCGTGCGCGTGGGCCAGGTCGATGGCCAGTACGTGCTGAACCCCACCGCCGAGCAATTGACGCGCTCTGTGGTGGATCTGGTGGTGGCCGGAACCCGCGACGCCGTGATGATGGTGGAAGCGGGCGCCCAGACCGTCAGCGAAGAACTGCTGGTCGGAGCCATCGAATTTGCCCACGCCGAGATGCAGGGTGTTATTTCGCTGATCGAAACCATGCGGGCCGAACTGGGCCAGGAGAAATTTAACCTGCTGGCCGAAGGCGACCTGACCACCGACCTCGTGCCGGAACTGGCCGTCGCCGCCCGCACCGCTGGCCTGCGCGACGCCCTGCTGACCACCAAGAAAAAGGAGCGCAGCGCCAACCTGAAAGCCCTGCGCGACCGCCTGATTGCCGCCCAGATTCCCGAGGGCGAAGTGGACGGCGCAGAAGCCCGGATTGCCGCCCTCAAAACAGCCTTTGGCAAGGTAGAAAAGCAGGAACTCCGCCGCCTGATCCTGGAAGACGATATGCGGGCCGATGGACGCAACAGCCGCACGGTGCGCCCCATCTGGATCGAAACCCGCAGCCTGCCCCGCGCCCACGGCAGCGCCATCTTTACGCGCGGCGAAACGCAGGTATTGGGCATTGCCACCCTGGGTACCGAGCGCGACAACCTGCTGGTCGACGACCTGACGCTGGAAGACAACGATAAGTTCCTGCTGCACTACAATTTCCCGCCGTACTCCACGGGCGAGGTCAAGCGCATGGGCGGCCAGTCCCGCCGCGAAATCGGGCACGGCAACCTCGCCAAACGGGCTATCCGTGCCGTGCTGCCTACCTTTGAAGAATTTCCGTATGTGATCCGTGTGGTGGGCGAGGTGCTGGAATCCAACGGCAGCAGCAGCATGGCGACCGTATGCGCCGGAACGTTGGCGCTGATGGACGCAGGCGTGCCGCTGAAAGCTCCGGTGGCGGGCGTGGCGATGGGCCTCGTGATGGAAGGCGACAAGTACCGCATCCTGACCGATATTCTGGGTCTGGAAGACGCACTGGGCGACATGGATTTCAAGGTCTGTGGCAGTGAATTCGGCGTTACCGCGCTGCAAATGGACATCAAGGTAGGTGGCATCACCCCCGCGATCATGCGCGAGGCACTGGAGCAGGCCCGCGTCGCCCGCCTTCACATCCTCGGCAAAATGGCCGAAGTGCTGGCCGCGCCCCGCCCCGAACTGGCCCCCACCGCGCCGCGCATCGTGACCATCAAGATCAATCCCGAACTGATCGGCAAAGTGATCGGGCCGGGTGGCAAGCAGATTCGTGAACTGGAAGCCCTGGGCGCACAGATTACGCTGGAAGAAGATGGCACCGTGCGGATTTTCAGTGCCGATGGAGCCGCCGCCGAAGCCGTGAAGGCCCGAATCGAAGGCCTGACCCGCACCGCCAAGATCGGGGAAGAATTTGAAGGCACTGTCGTCAAAACCGCTGCTTTCGGGGCCTTCATCAATCTGTTCCCTGGTCAGGACGGCATGCTGCACATCAGCCAGATGTCCGAGGAGCGCGTAAATGCCGTGGAAGACGTGCTGAACGTGGGCGATAAGCTGCGCGTGAAGATCGTGAATGTGGATGACCGGGGCAAAATAGACCTCGTGCGCCCCGAACTGGAAGGCAAAATTGCCCCCCGTGCGCCGCGTGAAGCCCGTCCGGGTGGTGACCGGGGTGGACGTCCTCCTCGCCGTGACTGA
- the folK gene encoding 2-amino-4-hydroxy-6-hydroxymethyldihydropteridine diphosphokinase — MAVQVANTAWIALGANLGEPRTTLQWARQELAKLGTVTGVSALYRTAPMGGPRGQPDYLNAALSLRTRLSAPDLLAALHNLETRAGRERRERWEARILDLDLILYGELVIDTPALTLPHPRAWQRAFVLAPLADLDPLRRHPETGESVRAALDRISVDGILKETSDW; from the coding sequence ATGGCTGTTCAGGTTGCCAACACAGCTTGGATTGCCCTCGGCGCAAATTTGGGCGAACCCCGGACGACGTTGCAGTGGGCGCGCCAAGAGTTGGCGAAGCTGGGAACCGTCACGGGTGTCTCGGCCCTATACCGCACCGCACCTATGGGTGGCCCACGCGGTCAACCCGACTACCTGAATGCAGCCCTAAGCCTCCGCACCAGGCTGTCTGCCCCAGATCTGTTGGCGGCCTTGCATAACCTAGAAACCCGTGCTGGACGCGAACGCCGCGAACGCTGGGAAGCCCGGATTCTGGATTTGGATTTGATCTTGTACGGAGAACTCGTCATTGATACGCCCGCCCTCACCCTGCCGCATCCCCGCGCCTGGCAGCGGGCCTTCGTGCTGGCTCCGCTGGCCGACCTAGACCCGCTCCGCCGCCATCCCGAAACGGGGGAAAGCGTGCGGGCCGCCTTAGACCGGATCAGCGTGGACGGAATTCTGAAAGAAACGTCCGATTGGTAA
- the folB gene encoding dihydroneopterin aldolase — protein MSRVVLEGLEFHARHGVYDTEAVLGARFVIDAELHYPFAGLPDQLNAAVNYAAVYDAIRQEVTEQRWQLIEVVADRVARRVLRDQPRLESVTVRVHKPFAPIPGVFRDVYAELTLQQEQSG, from the coding sequence ATGAGCCGTGTGGTGTTGGAAGGACTGGAATTTCATGCGCGGCATGGCGTGTACGATACGGAAGCGGTGTTGGGCGCGCGCTTCGTGATCGACGCCGAACTGCATTACCCGTTTGCGGGCCTGCCCGATCAACTGAATGCCGCCGTGAATTACGCTGCGGTGTACGACGCGATTCGGCAGGAAGTGACCGAGCAGCGCTGGCAACTGATAGAAGTGGTGGCCGACCGGGTGGCCCGCCGCGTGCTGCGCGACCAGCCGCGCCTGGAGAGCGTGACAGTGCGGGTGCACAAGCCCTTTGCCCCCATTCCCGGCGTGTTCCGCGACGTGTACGCCGAGTTGACGCTGCAACAAGAGCAGTCCGGATAA
- the folP gene encoding dihydropteroate synthase, producing MGWAEQLHALTFRFAVPGSTRTSDGWKVEWRGCGVMGILNVTPDSFSDGGRHSQLEAAVAAARAMHGAGALMIDVGGQSTRPGAVAVSAAEELDRVLPVIRALASEGILTSVDTMKAEVAEAVLRAGAHLINDVTALRDPAMRQVCADAGVPAALMHMQGEPRTMQQRPTYLDVVAEVQAFLQERAEEVLAAGVPSVLLDPGLGFGKTLEHNLSLLRATADLSALGHPLLVGASRKRMIDTLAGVPDPAHRDPGSLALHLHAARQGAALVRVHAVADHVQALRVQAALGQAAQDRLG from the coding sequence ATGGGCTGGGCTGAGCAACTGCACGCCCTCACGTTCCGGTTTGCGGTTCCCGGCAGCACCCGCACCTCTGATGGCTGGAAGGTAGAGTGGCGCGGCTGCGGCGTGATGGGCATTCTGAACGTAACGCCCGATTCGTTCAGCGATGGTGGGCGGCATAGTCAGCTCGAAGCAGCGGTAGCGGCGGCGCGTGCGATGCATGGTGCAGGCGCACTGATGATCGATGTAGGAGGCCAAAGCACCCGCCCCGGTGCTGTGGCTGTCTCTGCTGCCGAGGAATTAGACCGAGTTTTACCGGTGATTCGTGCGTTGGCCTCCGAGGGGATTCTGACTAGCGTAGACACCATGAAGGCGGAGGTGGCCGAGGCCGTGCTGCGGGCGGGCGCACACCTGATCAACGATGTGACTGCCCTGCGCGACCCGGCCATGCGGCAAGTCTGTGCCGACGCCGGAGTGCCCGCCGCCCTGATGCACATGCAGGGCGAGCCGCGAACCATGCAGCAGCGGCCCACTTATTTGGATGTGGTGGCCGAGGTGCAGGCCTTTTTGCAGGAGCGTGCGGAAGAAGTGTTGGCAGCGGGCGTGCCCTCTGTGTTGCTTGACCCCGGCCTGGGCTTCGGCAAAACGCTGGAACACAACCTGAGCTTGCTGCGGGCCACCGCCGATCTGTCAGCTTTGGGGCATCCGCTGTTGGTAGGGGCCAGCCGCAAACGCATGATCGACACGCTGGCGGGTGTGCCAGACCCCGCCCACCGCGATCCCGGTTCGTTGGCCCTGCATCTGCACGCGGCGCGGCAGGGGGCCGCGTTGGTGCGCGTACATGCGGTGGCCGATCATGTTCAGGCGCTACGGGTGCAAGCAGCCCTAGGTCAAGCAGCACAGGACAGACTGGGCTAA
- a CDS encoding ImmA/IrrE family metallo-endopeptidase, with product MRQLATTYVQALPGLDTHSLMAGLDGVTLRFLPMGDRDGAYDPEHHVILINSGVRPSRQRFTLAHEISHALLLGNDDLLSDLHDAYEGDRLEDVIETLCNVGAAAILMPDTLIADLISRFGPTGRTLAELSRRADVSATSALYALAERTEAPVIYAVCALSRADAEEREPDEDGASAPSRAKVLTVRASSAAPGVKYSLRPGTPIPDSHPIAVALDTNFPLSQESYVPFRSGRKMPAYLDAFPERQAVMVSFALPAAKKEED from the coding sequence ATGCGCCAGTTGGCTACAACCTATGTACAAGCTCTGCCGGGTCTGGATACCCACAGCCTGATGGCGGGCCTGGACGGCGTGACCCTGCGTTTCCTGCCGATGGGTGACCGCGACGGCGCATACGACCCGGAGCATCACGTCATTCTGATCAATAGCGGTGTGCGGCCCTCGCGCCAACGGTTTACGCTGGCCCACGAGATCAGTCACGCCCTGCTGTTGGGCAACGACGATTTGCTGAGCGACCTGCATGACGCCTACGAAGGAGACCGTTTGGAAGACGTTATAGAGACACTGTGCAATGTGGGCGCGGCAGCTATTTTGATGCCTGACACATTGATTGCTGATCTTATCTCCCGCTTTGGCCCGACTGGGCGCACGTTGGCCGAATTGTCGCGCCGAGCCGATGTGAGTGCCACTAGCGCCCTGTACGCTTTGGCCGAGCGCACCGAGGCCCCCGTGATCTACGCGGTCTGCGCCCTGTCCCGCGCCGACGCCGAGGAGCGCGAACCCGATGAAGACGGTGCTTCTGCGCCTAGCCGGGCCAAAGTGCTGACGGTGCGGGCCAGTAGTGCTGCCCCCGGCGTGAAGTACAGCCTGCGCCCCGGCACGCCGATTCCCGACAGCCATCCTATTGCCGTGGCGCTGGATACCAACTTTCCGCTCAGTCAAGAAAGCTACGTGCCGTTCCGCTCGGGCCGCAAAATGCCTGCTTACCTTGATGCTTTTCCAGAACGCCAGGCGGTGATGGTCAGTTTTGCCCTGCCTGCCGCTAAGAAAGAGGAAGATTGA
- a CDS encoding acyl-CoA-binding protein, whose product MTTSISTPFEQAQEDVQTLVSKPGNDVMLKLYGLYKQGTQGDAAGERPGGFNFVATAKYDAWKALAGKSEAEAQAEYVALVERLKGQG is encoded by the coding sequence ATGACCACTTCAATTTCCACACCGTTCGAGCAAGCCCAAGAAGATGTCCAGACCCTTGTCAGCAAGCCTGGCAATGATGTCATGCTGAAACTTTATGGGCTTTACAAGCAAGGCACTCAAGGTGATGCTGCGGGTGAGCGACCCGGTGGGTTTAACTTCGTGGCAACAGCCAAATACGATGCGTGGAAGGCCTTAGCGGGTAAAAGTGAAGCTGAGGCGCAGGCGGAGTATGTGGCGTTGGTGGAACGCCTGAAAGGTCAGGGCTAA
- the prfB gene encoding peptide chain release factor 2 (programmed frameshift), whose translation MQDLLEKLASLREYLDIPGKARRLNELDRELADPELWNDSARARQVTQEAGTVRRIVDGYQSLQSDADGLSEMLEMAAAEELEMLAEEQANIQARVDELYRETLFTMPHADTSAIVRVKSGAGGTESQDWAGMLSRMFMRWGERRGFKVELIDQQDGEQAGVLSSEFIIRGEKAYGMMAPEHGVHRLVRVSPFDSNNRRHTSFASVDVVAEVPEEEINIHIPVSDLRRDVFRSQGAGGQGVNTTDSAVRLTHLPTGIAVASQVTRSQIKNHDIALQILKQRLYDIEIKKREAEEAKARGEQKKIEWGSQIRSYVLDKQYIKDHRTGLMKHNPSDVLDGDLDDLMWAGLEWMAGKRVAEEGTDDE comes from the exons ATGCAGGATTTACTGGAAAAACTGGCGTCGCTCCGGGAGTACCTT GACATTCCCGGCAAAGCACGCAGGCTAAACGAACTTGACCGCGAACTGGCCGATCCGGAACTGTGGAACGACTCGGCGCGGGCGCGGCAGGTGACGCAGGAAGCTGGTACGGTGCGCCGGATCGTGGACGGCTACCAGAGCCTCCAATCGGACGCCGACGGCCTCAGCGAAATGCTGGAGATGGCCGCCGCCGAAGAACTGGAGATGTTGGCCGAAGAACAGGCCAATATTCAGGCGCGGGTCGATGAGCTGTACCGCGAAACGCTGTTTACGATGCCACACGCCGATACGTCGGCCATCGTGCGCGTCAAAAGCGGTGCGGGTGGTACCGAATCGCAGGACTGGGCCGGGATGCTCTCGCGGATGTTTATGCGCTGGGGCGAGCGGCGCGGCTTCAAGGTGGAACTGATTGACCAGCAGGATGGAGAACAGGCGGGGGTGCTGAGTTCCGAATTTATTATTCGAGGCGAAAAGGCCTACGGCATGATGGCCCCCGAACACGGCGTTCACCGTCTGGTGCGCGTCTCGCCCTTTGACAGCAACAACCGTCGCCATACCTCGTTTGCCTCGGTAGACGTGGTCGCCGAAGTCCCCGAAGAGGAAATCAACATTCATATTCCGGTCAGTGATCTGCGCCGCGACGTGTTCCGGTCACAGGGCGCGGGCGGTCAGGGCGTAAACACCACCGACTCTGCCGTGCGCCTGACCCACTTGCCCACCGGGATCGCGGTGGCCTCTCAGGTCACACGCTCCCAGATCAAGAACCACGATATTGCCTTGCAAATTCTGAAACAGCGCCTCTATGACATAGAAATCAAGAAGCGCGAGGCCGAGGAAGCCAAAGCACGCGGCGAGCAGAAGAAGATCGAGTGGGGATCGCAAATCCGCTCCTATGTGCTGGACAAGCAGTACATCAAAGACCACCGCACCGGCCTGATGAAGCACAACCCCAGCGATGTACTGGACGGTGATCTGGACGACCTGATGTGGGCTGGACTGGAATGGATGGCGGGCAAACGGGTGGCCGAAGAGGGCACCGACGACGAATAA
- a CDS encoding serine/threonine-protein kinase, with product MTESPAISIPGYTLLQQLGRGNTSLVRLAVGPDGREVALKIPLPETLAVHDAAERFGNEVRLTLQFRHPHLVTGYAGTPFGPLSFLAIRYYPQGALNEHLARLPGRMLPLDASMRLLADIASALTYLHHLGAVHQDVKTQNVYISEGRAALGDLGNTYFTSQGGKVSGSPFYMAPEIYHGEGSSGASDVYSLGIMMYELLWGQRPFTGNTYEELMVAHMTRFPPPLVHLNPQVARNVSRMAELALAKRPHDRPTADAIRRALLTAMGETPQDEHFHELEEAAPPTPTGQRAGRHGMATPRVPLQPTPSVPAPAKAPEAPAKGWNPFKRTKK from the coding sequence ATGACCGAATCCCCTGCCATTTCTATTCCCGGTTACACCCTGCTGCAACAGCTGGGACGCGGCAATACGTCACTTGTGCGGTTGGCCGTTGGCCCCGATGGACGTGAGGTGGCCCTTAAGATTCCGCTGCCTGAAACGCTGGCCGTGCATGACGCCGCCGAACGCTTTGGCAACGAGGTTCGGCTGACGCTGCAATTCCGGCATCCCCATCTGGTCACGGGCTACGCGGGCACTCCATTTGGGCCGCTGTCATTCCTGGCCATCCGCTATTACCCGCAGGGGGCGCTGAACGAGCATCTGGCACGCCTGCCTGGACGCATGCTGCCCCTTGATGCCAGCATGCGGTTGCTGGCGGACATCGCCTCGGCCCTGACTTATCTGCACCATTTGGGCGCGGTGCATCAGGACGTGAAGACCCAGAACGTGTACATCAGCGAAGGCCGGGCGGCGTTGGGCGACCTGGGGAACACCTACTTTACGTCTCAGGGCGGCAAAGTCAGCGGCAGTCCGTTCTATATGGCCCCGGAGATTTATCACGGCGAGGGCAGCAGCGGGGCCAGCGACGTGTACAGCCTCGGCATCATGATGTACGAGTTGCTGTGGGGCCAGCGCCCATTTACGGGCAACACCTATGAGGAATTGATGGTGGCGCACATGACGCGCTTTCCCCCGCCACTTGTTCACCTGAACCCGCAGGTGGCCCGCAACGTGTCGCGCATGGCGGAATTGGCCCTTGCCAAGCGCCCGCATGACCGCCCCACTGCCGACGCCATTCGCCGCGCCCTGCTGACCGCGATGGGCGAAACGCCGCAAGACGAGCATTTTCATGAGCTGGAAGAAGCTGCGCCCCCCACGCCGACAGGTCAACGTGCCGGGCGTCACGGCATGGCGACGCCGCGTGTGCCGCTGCAACCTACACCTTCCGTGCCTGCTCCCGCCAAAGCGCCAGAAGCCCCCGCCAAAGGGTGGAATCCGTTTAAGCGGACGAAGAAATAG
- a CDS encoding GNAT family N-acetyltransferase: MAHLYFFPFNPPRFLHVALQVHPAARGKGVGSALWTTVLEEARQQGAALAASVDDTDAESLRWATRRGFVQHAHRFASELDLTTFDAAAHAPALAKALAQGVTFTDLAGLNPSGADTATVDRYLNFVADRLTETPDMAGHSRWPLEQVREMLRLDGTPDFPARPDWLILALAPDGTWLGTTAMIGLVSRPFLYNELTAVIPKARGRGLALPLKLQAIARAQAEGYALMRTNNHSTNAPMLRVNHQLGFVPQPGRFEMHLSALD; this comes from the coding sequence GTGGCGCACCTGTACTTCTTCCCCTTCAATCCGCCCCGATTCCTGCATGTGGCCCTGCAAGTTCACCCGGCGGCGCGGGGCAAAGGTGTGGGGAGTGCGTTGTGGACAACTGTATTGGAAGAAGCCCGGCAGCAAGGAGCAGCTTTGGCCGCCAGCGTAGACGACACCGACGCCGAAAGCTTGCGCTGGGCCACACGGCGCGGCTTCGTGCAGCACGCCCACCGTTTCGCCTCAGAACTCGATCTGACCACTTTTGATGCGGCGGCCCATGCCCCTGCATTGGCAAAGGCTCTGGCGCAGGGCGTCACCTTCACTGATCTGGCTGGCCTGAATCCATCAGGAGCAGACACCGCTACTGTTGACCGCTATCTGAATTTTGTGGCAGACCGCCTGACCGAGACGCCCGACATGGCCGGACACTCCCGCTGGCCGCTGGAGCAGGTGCGCGAAATGTTGCGGCTAGACGGCACGCCCGATTTTCCCGCCCGCCCCGATTGGCTGATTCTGGCGCTGGCCCCAGATGGCACGTGGCTGGGGACTACAGCCATGATCGGCCTTGTGTCCCGGCCTTTCTTGTACAACGAACTCACTGCCGTTATCCCCAAAGCACGCGGGCGCGGTCTGGCCCTGCCCCTCAAGCTTCAGGCCATTGCCCGCGCACAGGCGGAAGGCTACGCGCTGATGCGAACCAACAACCACTCCACCAACGCGCCCATGCTGCGCGTGAATCATCAACTGGGATTCGTGCCGCAACCGGGCCGCTTTGAGATGCACCTGAGTGCGTTGGATTGA
- a CDS encoding transposase, whose translation MTLVLDQLSTHSPAALYQPLPAEEARPLTRRFEWVHTPKHASWLNMAELEWSALQRQCLGQRLASKEAVEREIQAWETDRNARAVRVNWQFSTPAAREKLGRHDPA comes from the coding sequence ATCACACTCGTCCTGGATCAGCTGTCGACACACAGCCCAGCGGCGTTATATCAACCTCTTCCGGCAGAGGAAGCCCGGCCATTGACTCGTCGATTTGAGTGGGTACACACGCCAAAACATGCGTCTTGGCTGAACATGGCCGAACTCGAATGGTCGGCCCTGCAACGTCAGTGTCTTGGGCAACGTCTGGCCAGCAAAGAGGCCGTCGAGCGTGAGATACAGGCCTGGGAAACCGACCGCAATGCGCGGGCGGTGCGCGTGAACTGGCAATTCTCAACACCAGCTGCGCGGGAGAAGCTCGGACGGCACGACCCAGCGTGA
- a CDS encoding helix-turn-helix domain-containing protein — protein sequence MGRQKQWVVKLSDDERQQLTDMTRKGVHSARVMTRARLLLLSEQGLLDQEVAQRQGVNAATVASIRKKYAEGGLQAALYEKERPQQPPKLDPQQTAILIAEVCRAPDGREKWTMQLLADRLVTLGVVDSSSDETVRRTLKKTRRDRGKFKVGVSLR from the coding sequence ATGGGACGACAGAAGCAGTGGGTTGTGAAGCTGAGTGACGATGAGCGGCAACAGCTGACGGACATGACGCGCAAAGGCGTGCACAGTGCGCGGGTCATGACCCGCGCACGTCTGCTGTTGCTGAGCGAGCAAGGGCTCCTCGATCAGGAGGTGGCCCAGCGTCAGGGCGTCAATGCTGCGACTGTGGCATCCATTCGCAAGAAGTACGCTGAGGGCGGCCTGCAGGCTGCCCTGTACGAAAAAGAGCGTCCTCAGCAGCCCCCGAAACTGGATCCTCAGCAGACGGCGATCCTGATTGCCGAAGTCTGTCGGGCACCTGATGGTCGGGAGAAGTGGACGATGCAGCTCTTGGCTGATCGTCTGGTGACCTTAGGCGTGGTGGACAGTAGTAGTGACGAGACGGTGCGGCGCACACTGAAAAAAACGCGCAGGGACCGTGGCAAGTTCAAAGTTGGTGTGTCGCTCAGGTAG
- a CDS encoding DinB family protein: protein MTDLVPDATQPTLAATDPAQADAQTESDGGGTWVDGILDILKEAVEGGTPGQGTAFLDGTKADGSGNHGLLATLDSLTAAQASQEVHGSTIAGHTLHTAYHMEVIVRWERDGDRGPFDWQGSFGTGQVTDDEWDEARVRLRTAYDSLCAFARTQAARPATGDAVGGLSGGMAHVVYHLGSIRQMVKALG from the coding sequence ATGACTGATCTTGTGCCAGACGCCACGCAACCGACATTGGCCGCCACCGATCCTGCTCAAGCTGACGCCCAAACAGAGTCGGATGGGGGCGGCACGTGGGTAGATGGCATTCTGGACATTCTCAAAGAAGCCGTAGAGGGGGGCACTCCTGGTCAGGGCACTGCCTTCTTGGACGGCACCAAGGCTGATGGCAGCGGCAATCACGGCCTTCTGGCCACGCTCGATTCACTCACGGCGGCGCAGGCCAGTCAGGAGGTGCATGGGTCTACGATTGCCGGACACACGCTGCACACGGCCTATCACATGGAGGTCATCGTGCGTTGGGAGCGGGACGGAGACCGGGGGCCGTTCGATTGGCAGGGCAGCTTTGGCACAGGTCAGGTGACCGACGACGAATGGGATGAAGCCCGTGTGCGGCTGCGAACGGCCTACGATTCCCTCTGCGCTTTTGCTCGCACGCAGGCCGCGCGACCCGCCACAGGAGACGCGGTGGGCGGCCTCAGCGGGGGTATGGCCCATGTGGTGTACCACCTCGGCAGCATCCGGCAGATGGTGAAGGCGCTGGGATAG